One Brassica napus cultivar Da-Ae chromosome C4, Da-Ae, whole genome shotgun sequence genomic region harbors:
- the LOC125586136 gene encoding uncharacterized protein LOC125586136 has protein sequence MPLSKISFLLRTLRVSSCPNLFNDFIALKFLNLRISIVPVSAGDSVVSISTGASASGTEKSQPGDMTLRPSFRSRGNPSKAASASRGSDMNQGGSFLISMKEVLDDGGSKPVVETAPTEVVAQDAAPLPEVQVPEADYQAPKGTSEIEPSRHKRPRIDQGGASIRSSSSSSRGGTVGWSFTHSKPGSILDDSWGLAAIMRHLKSVGCPLPALKDLTNRDEYLDIAHCMGQLAGAVNRAQLRFENALCAAPNAGELAEVTEMVKAAKTDLDQARVRISELEAEVTRLGSKADAQQGEIESQKLDIQVKSRRINDLEAARKIAEHQVRELIASSRIARRTRKLKSSWLSGKGRKKSPKLTELQANADLLKDMLNNKIQSVEEEYNQLVALLPEATTAYEKAQVSDFSVSKLPLPQISESSGTFEINMFNPSFSGEYGSNLGLMAPDLAPVEAAIGGDGNVIDEGVPAGAGDPIQEEKED, from the exons ATGCCTCTTTCCAAGATCTCATTCCTGCTGAGAACCTTGAGAGTGAGTTCTTGTCCGAACCTTTTCAATGATTTTATCGCTTTGAAGTTTTTAAACTTAAGGATTTCCATTGTTCCAGTTTCGGCAGGCGATTCGGTTGTATCGATCTCAACTGGTGCTAGTGCTTCGGGAACTGAAAAGTCTCAGCCAGGTGACATGACTCTGCGACCGTCATTCCGTTCTAGGGGTAACCCCTCTAAAGCTGCCAGTGCTTCTCGTGGAAGCGACATGAACCAAGGAGGATCGTTCCTTATCTCAATGAAGGAAGTTTTGGACGACGGAGGATCCAAACCTGTTGTCGAGACTGCTCCAACTGAGGTTGTAGCTCAGGATGCTGCTCCTCTCCCTGAGGTCCAGGTGCCGGAGGCTGACTACCAGGCTCCGAAGGGTACCTCTGAGATCGAGCCGTCGAGACACAAGAGGCCCAGGATCGATCAGGGCGGGGCTTCCATccgttcttcttcctcgtcctctagaGGAGGGACTGTTGGGTGGAGCTTTACCCATTCGAAGCCTGGGTCGATCCTGGATGACTCTTGGGGCCTAGCTGCGATAATGAGGCACCTGAAGAGCGTGGGATGTCCCCTTCCAGCGCTCAAGGACCTGACTAACCGAGATGAGTATCTCGATATTGCCCACTGTATGGGTCAG TTGGCTGGGGCTGTTAACAGGGCCCAGCTCAGGTTTGAGAATGCTCTGTGTGCTGCCCCCAATGCTGGTGAACTTGCTGAGGTTACCGAGATGGTTAAGGCAGCCAAAACCGATCTTGACCAAGCCCGGGTTCGAATTTCTGAACTCGAAGCCGAAGTGACGAGGCTAGGCTCGAAGGCCGATGCTCAGCAAGGAGAGATCGAGAGTCAAAAGCTCGATATCCAGGTGAAGAGCAGGAGGATCAATGATTTAGAGGCTGCTCGAAAGATAGCTGAGCATCAAGTACGTGAGCTCATTGCCTCATCCCGGATAGCCAGAAGAACAAGGAAGCTGAAGTCAAGCTGGCTGTCAGGGAAGGGAAGAAAGAAGTCGCCGAAGCTTACG GAGCTCCAAGCTAATGCCGACCTCTTGAAGGATATGCTGAACAACAAGATCCAAAGCGTTGAAGAGGAGTACAACCAATTGGTGGCCTTATTACCAGAAGCGACAACTGCGTATGAGAAGGCTCAAGTCTCTGACTTCTCGGTCAGCAAGCTTCCTCTTCCCCAGATCTCGGAGAGTTCAGGTACTTTCGAGATtaacatgtttaatccatccTTTTCTGGGGAGTATGGCTCTAATTTGGGTTTGATGGCTCCTGACTTAGCTCCAGTCGAGGCAGCAATAGGAGGTGACGGCAATGTGATCGATGAGGGAGTTCCTGCCGGTGCTGGTGATCCGATTcaggaagagaaggaagattga
- the LOC125586137 gene encoding secreted RxLR effector protein 161-like — MERIPYASAVGSLMNAMVGSRPDLGFAVGYVCRFMSKPGRDHWSAVKWVLRYLHGALNSDLTFKKHSTLQVEGYSDSDYATDIDRKQSVTGYAFKFAGNTVSWKSCLQLVVALSTTEAEYMAMNEAAKEAMWLKEICDELGFKQQGIKLYCDSQSALALARNPVNHEKTKHIATKFNFIRDLVEAGDIVLNKIHTNVNPADFLTKTEDTPGDSGCLNSTLADHKQQTHVSDYE; from the exons ATGGAAAGGATTCCTTATGCCAGTGCTGTAGGAAGCCTAATGAATGCAATGGTCGGGTCGAGGCCCGACCTAGGATTTGCAGTAGGCTATGTTTGTCGCTTCATGAGTAAACCAGGAAGGGACCACTGGTCAGCAGTTAAGTGGGTCCTAAGATACTTACATGGAGCGTTGAATTCAGATTTAACATTCAAAAAGCATTCTACACTACAAGTAGAAGGTTATTCAGACTCAGACTATGCAACAGACATTGACAGGAAACAGTCAGTAACAGGCTATGCATTCAAGTTTGCAGGCAATACAGTTTCATGGAAATCATGTCTACAATTAGTGGTTGCACTATCTACTACAGAAGCCGAATACATGGCTATGAATGAAGCAGCTAAAGAAGCAATGTGGCTAAAGGAAATATGCGATGAACTAGGTTTCAAGCAACAGGGGATCAAACTCTACTGCGATTCTCAAAGTGCCCTAGCTCTAGCAAGAAATCCAGTCAATCACGAGAAGACTAAGCACATAGCTACCAAGTTCAATTTCATTCGAGACCTAGTGGAAGCAGGAGACATTGTTCTAAACAAGATTCATACAAATGTTAATCCTGCAGATTTCCTAACTAAGACG GAAGACACTCCAGGTGACTCTGGTTGTCTAAACTCCACCCTCGCAGATCACAAGCAACAAACTCATGTTAGTGACTACGAATGA
- the LOC125586319 gene encoding GLABRA2 expression modulator-like, producing the protein MEPPKSDIEVKIAQPIVDPKAADQGQKKGGGNASIEMKGSDPTAAQPPVRTGSKKNVHWSPELVSGSQEPDHSSYPAGSNPYIARSPPETSLKDTMESVKGALGRWGRKVAEAAKKTESLAGNTWQHLRTAPSFADAAMGRIAQSTKVIAEGGYEKIFRQTFETDPEEELLNSFACYLSTSAGPVMGVLYVSTAKLAYSSDNPLSYKNDGQTQWSYYKVVIPLHQLKAVNPSASIVNPADKYIQVISVDNHEFWFMGFLNYEGAVTSLQESLQDSGLRSV; encoded by the exons ATGGAGCCGCCTAAGTCAGATATCGAAGTGAAGATTGCGCAGCCGATCGTCGATCCGAAAGCTGCGGATCAAGGACAGAAGAAGGGAGGCGGCAATGCGAGCATCGAGATGAAAGGGAGCGACCCAACAGCGGCGCAACCGCCGGTTCGAACTGGATCGAAGAAAAACGTCCATTGGAGCCCCGAATTGGTTTCCGGGTCTCAGGAACCGGATCATTCGTCTTACCCGGCCGGATCTAATCCGTACATTGCTCGTTCTCCCCCAGAGACTTCGTTAAAAG ATACGATGGAGTCTGTGAAAGGAGCGCTAGGGAGATGGGGAAGGAAAGTTGCTGAAGCTGCCAAGAAGACGGAGAGCCTCGCCGGGAACACGTGGCAGCatc TGAGGACTGCTCCGAGTTTTGCCGATGCTGCTATGGGAAGAATTGCGCAGAGTACCAAGGTTATTGCAGAAGGAGGGTACGAGAAGATTTTCAGACAAACCTTTGAGACCGATCCAGAAGAAGAGCTGTTGAACTCTTTTGCATGTTACTTGTCCACCTCGGCTGGCCCTGTTATGGGAGTTCTTTATGTATCCACTGCTAAGCTTGCTTACTCTAGTGACAACCCTTTATCTTACAAAAATGATGGTCAAACCCAATGGAGCTACTACAAG GTAGTTATACCATTACATCAACTTAAAGCAGTGAACCCATCAGCAAGCATAGTGAATCCTGCCGACAAATACATACAGGTGATTTCGGTAGACAATCATGAGTTCTGGTTCATGGGTTTCTTGAACTACGAAGGCGCTGTCACCTCTCTGCAAGAATCTTTGCAAGACAGTGGTTTACGGTCAGTGTGA
- the LOC106429358 gene encoding cyclin-D2-1, protein MAENLTCGETSDSWITDNDDETIIPGGGFTNDNHELFSKDDNFNRDGSIPMMGSPSSPREERIREMLEREVEFSPGDEYLKRLRSGDWELRLRNQALDWILKACAHYNFGTLCICLSMNYLDRFLASYDLPKDKTWALQLLAVSCLSLAAKMEESDVPQTVELQVGDPKFVFEAKTIKRMELLVLNTLNWRLQALTPFSFVDYFIYKTNGHVSENLIYRSSQFILNTTKAIEFLDFRPSEVAAAAAMSASISGEIKCIDDDKTLSNLTYVKQERVMGCLSLMRSLTGDNVPGAAKLSPQQPRLTARVVPVSPIGVLEATCLSYKSDERTFESCTNSSQSSPDTNNNNSNKRRRKQ, encoded by the exons ATGGCTGAGAATCTCACTTGTGGAGAAACCAGCGATTCATGGATCACTGACAACGACGATGAAACCATCATCCCTGGCGGCGGGTTTACGAACGATAATCACGAACTTTTTAGTAAAGATGATAACTTTAACCGCGACGGATCAATTCCGATGATGGGTTCTCCGTCATCGCCGAGAGAGGAGAGAATCAGagagatgttggagcgagaggTTGAGTTTTCGCCAGGAGATGAGTATCTCAAGAGGCTGCGTTCTGGGGATTGGGAGTTACGTCTTAGAAACCAAGCTCTGGATTGGATTTTAAAG GCTTGTGCTCATTACAATTTCGGAACGCTGTGCATATGTCTTTCCATGAACTACTTGGATCGGTTCTTAGCATCCTATGACTTGCCA AAAGACAAGACTTGGGCTCTTCAGTTGCTAGCTGTCTCTTGCTTATCATTAGCAGCCAAAATGGAAGAATCAGATGTGCCTCAAACTGTTGAATTACAG GTGGGAGATCCCAAGTTTGTTTTTGAGGCCAAAACGATTAAAAGGATGGAACTTTTGGTACTCAACACTTTGAATTGGAGACTGCAAGCTCTAACTCCCTTCTCCTTCGTtgattatttcatttacaagaCCAACGGTCACGTTTCAGAGAATTTGATCTATAGATCGTCACAGTTCATCTTGAACACCACTAAAG CAATTGAATTCTTGGACTTCAGGCCTTCTGAGGTAGCTGCAGCCGCTGCAATGTCTGCTTCCATTTCCGGAGAAATAAAGTGCATTGATGACGATAAGACGTTGTCTAATCTCACATATGTCAAACAG GAGAGGGTGATGGGATGTTTGAGTCTGATGAGGAGCCTCACAGGGGACAATGTGCCCGGAGCTGCTAAATTATCGCCGCAGCAACCGAGATTAACGGCAAGAGTGGTGCCAGTGAGTCCAATTGGAGTGTTGGAAGCAACATGTTTGAGCTATAAGAGTGATGAGAGAACATTCGAGTCATGTACCAATTCCTCACAGAGTAGTCCAGacaccaacaacaacaatagcAACAAGAGGAGGAGAAAACAATGA